Proteins co-encoded in one Montipora capricornis isolate CH-2021 chromosome 12, ASM3666992v2, whole genome shotgun sequence genomic window:
- the LOC138026307 gene encoding pleckstrin homology domain-containing family H member 2-like isoform X2, with protein sequence MENSGTSNGLKTFSTEDSEEGEIYFKQRCKYLEAQLEKFREQAAKVREVISQKVQSLESLLAMKEETIARLQAELEDEKQRQILRDKEVEDKASQIKSWMHKKICEYEQKLQDDEARLQEYQKKIREYEEKIETVNKENDELRNSHKQAMIMVKEMESKLSFSQDQVLRLSRELADVQSQCGDYYVLEPESDQDESGIHSCETNGLRRTTSLETDTSTVTPTPMSPDRLADVFDDDDDDTEQYTLDQPAEIRVKRTSIGKSPSKIPRYVGNLEDHRAAQISYYMSLKRGQQSPGSSQAKFFLQVQDLHNPYTHLISSENISRRTHYDSQSTVNSELDNDSETYLEPVDLVQNENRFHAQLGELVSLHFDRRSLAPSVTKTEQDVLSNRSSLCSLTDQSVVPNPIYQTIEPELESTTTRVNEPEENLSLVGKQVVPSSPPPAVPPRFESESVLPPPVPPVPKSNKGEVVRTESNFTSYLAETEIQAEESCKVNSKEDSTDNVGLAQIATQAWMWNDSDSETPPYGTLETANKDLNMLMEQSCPVYTTLKGTASQLRNTPFSGESTDSSDNESTAGDYCTPPDELSPAEERSQAILTTDEVLEESTQVLKTCATYTTVSLKKGDQKKEGYLTKLGGRVKNWKRRWFVLTDGKLYYYKTQNDVNRKPLGQIPLDGTCRIARTDGALTFEVTTPKRTFYLTGDTKEVVDDWLRVLHNVMRKFSSTPLFAQKTEKEVMKGWLTKVKHGSSKKCWTVLRGQYLCYYKSEDDMVPFSMTHMIDVIVEELGSPDPADGLDSEAVPYRHYSLVMKSLKQPANTYLLIDSKEEKDSWLFHLKVASGSGIDDLGTEFERHIFDLISQDCDPESETWNRCVLTHVKETITEPLTTLPSKELEKEALKLFKSIHLFTTVQTEGGAAIDYHVSLAQNALQICLDHPELQNEVYCQLIKQTSKHVHRGPDDIGHFLEYCGKSSWLQESAYDISSQATIDLRPVQEFVFIQAWQLLSLCTALFVPKQKFFLFLKGHLNRCSTSRTNQGKYASHCLKNITRTLANGKREARPSRMEVLSALLRKPYDHSCSMSIPVHFIDGTSQVFGFDGSTTVDEFTQTINRVVGIRPPAESGYALFTDNPTNLVEHCLQASVKLCDVISKWEQAMRQSQGRLDTSRMIKLSYKKRLHFKSLSSTETDKEKFFLVLQTNANVMKARFPVSKEMALEFAALMAQITYGDYRAHSNSLPSKRVETVISQFCAKALKEDIGKSSLTLRMAEKWSTLHGWSQKECVDKYLDNARRWPFFGCKLFQAQQKHTVSAAKKRATPLESAQPVWLAVEEDSISILEAENLRLMCRYRYKHVVTFGGWKEDFMLVVNQSIMRGGNTVEQGTQRLLFVMPSRGKILEVTLLMASYINAIIRQKGITCDVTDTGPASRKGMDVKVWDLESAEWPMVPGSTVGLL encoded by the exons atggaaaattctggAACGAGTAACGGACTAAAAACGTTTTCTACAGAAGACAGCGAAGAGGGTGAAATTTACTTCAAACAGAGATGTAAATATTTGGAAGCCCAACTTGAAAAATTTCGAGAGCAAGCGGCTAAAGTGCGTGAAGTTATAAGTCAGAAG GTCCAAAGCCTGGAGAGCCTTCTTGCAATGAAAGAAGAAACTATTGCACGGTTGCAAGCAGAGTTAGAAGATGAG aaacaaagACAGATCCTTAGAGATAAAGAAGTGGAAGACAAGGCATCCCAGATAAAAAGCTGGATGCACAAGAAGATTTGTGAG TATGAACAAAAGTTGCAAGACGATGAAGCCAGGTTGCAAGAATATCAAAAGAAGATCAGAGAATATGAAGAAAAGATAGAGACTGTTAATAAAGAGAATGATGAGCTGAGAAATTCACACAAGCAGGCAATGATTATGGTCAAAGAAATGGAATCAAAACTCAGTTTTTCTCAAG ATCAAGTTCTCAGGTTATCCAGGGAACTTGCAGATGTCCAGTCCCAATGTGGAGACTACTATGTACTTGAACCGGAATCTGACCAGGATGAATCTGGTATTCATTCATGTGAAACCAATGGACTTAGGAGGACAACATCTCTAGAAACAGATACCTCTACTGTTACACCAACACCTATGTCTCCAGATAGACTTGCAGATGtgtttgatgatgatgatgatgacacaGAACAATATACTTTAGATCAACCTGCTGAAATACGTGTCAAGAGAACATCAATTGGGAAATCTCCTTCCAAGATTCCTCGATATGTTGGAAATTTAGAAGATCACAGAGCTGCACAAATCTCCTATTACATGTCACTCAAGAGAGGACAGCAGAGTCCTGGTAGCTCTCAAGCAAAATTCTTCCTACAAGTGCAAGACTTGCACAATCCATATACACATTTAATTTCATCAGAGAACATCTCCCGCCGGACACATTATGATAGTCAATCAACTGTGAATTCGGAACTTGACAATGACTCAGAAACATACTTGGAACCTGTCGATCTTGTACAAAATGAAAACAGATTTCATGCACAGCTTGGGGAGCTAGTAAGTCTCCATTTTGATAGGAGAAGTTTAGCTCCAAGTGTTACAAAGACTGAACAAGATGTTTTGTCGAATAGATCATCATTATGCTCACTAACAGATCAATCTGTTGTTCCAAACCCAATATATCAAACTATTGAGCCAGAGTTAGAATCCACAACTACACGTGTTAATGAACCTGAAGAGAATCTATCATTAGTTGGTAAGCAGGTGGTGCCATCTTCACCTCCACCAGCGGTACCTCCAAGGTTTGAGTCAGAAAGTGTGTTACCTCCCCCTGTCCCACCTGTTCCAAAGTCCAACAAGGGGGAGGTGGTTagaacagaatctaattttacCAGTTACTTGGCAGAAACAGAGATTCAAGCAGAAGAATCATGTAAAGTTAATTCAAAAGAGGACTCCACTGATAATGTTGGTTTGGCACAGATTGCGACCCAAGCTTGGATGTGGAATGATTCTG acTCTGAAACTCCTCCATATGGCACCTTGGAGACAGCAAACAAAGACCTCAATATGTTAATG GAACAATCATGTCCAGTTTACACCACACTTAAAGGG ACAGCCTCCCAGCTGCGGAACACGCCATTTTCAGGAGAATCCACAGATTCGTCTGACAATGAGAGCACTGCAGGTGATTACTGTACACCTCCAGATGAACTGTCACCAGCTGAGGAACGTTCACAAGCCATACTAACAACAGATGAGGTTTTGGAGGAGTCAACACAGGTTTTGAAGACTTGTGCGACATACACTACTGTCAGCTTGAAAAAG GGAGATCAAAAGAAGGAGGGCTACCTTACAAAGTTGGGAGGGCGTGTAAAAAACTGGAAGAGAAGGTGGTTTGTGTTGACTGATGGAAAGCTATACTACTACAAAACACAG AATGATGTTAACAGGAAACCTTTGGGCCAGATTCCCTTGGACGGAACTTGCAGAATTGCAAGAACGGATGGTGCACTGACGTTTGAA GTTACAACACCCAAGAGAACATTTTATCTGACAGGGGATACGAAAGAAGTTGTTGATGACTGGCTCAGAG TGCTACACAATGTGATGAGAAAGTTTTCGAGTACACCATTGTTTGCACAAAAGACTGAAAAAGAAGTGATGAAGGGCTGGCTAACTAAG GTGAAGCATGGTTCCTCCAAAAAGTGTTGGACAGTTTTACGTGGTCAGTACCTGTGCTACTACAAGAGCGAAGATGACATG GTGCCATTCAGTATGACTCACATGATTGACGTAATTGTTGAGGAGTTAGGATCTCCTGATCCTGCAGATGGTCTTGATTCGGAAGCAGTACCATATCGTCACTACTCATTGGTCATGAAATCGCTTAAACAACCTGCAAATACTTATCTCTTGATTGACTCTAAAGAGGAAAAG GATTCTTGGTTGTTTCATCTGAAAGTTGCATCAGGCAGTGGCATTGACGACTTGGGAACTGAATTCGAGAGGCACATTTTTGACCTCATTTCACAAGACTGTGATCCTG AGAGTGAAACGTGGAACAGATGTGTACTAACGCATGTTAAAGAAACTATCACGGAGCCTCTCACAACCCTGCCATCTAAAGAACTTGAGAAAGAAGCTCTCAAGCTTTTCAAG TCGATACACCTGTTTACAACGGTGCAGACAGAAGGAGGAGCAGCCATCGACTATCATGTGTCACTAGCCCAGAATGCTTTGCAAATCTGTTTGGATCATCCGGAGCTGCAAAACGAAGTGTACTGTCAGCTGATCAAACAAACATCAAAACACGTGCACAGAGGACCCGACGATATCGGG CACTTCTTGGAATATTGCGGCAAGTCTTCGTGGTTGCAGGAAAGTGCATATGACATATCGTCACAAGCCACTATCGATCTTCGCCCAGTTCAagaatttgtttttattcaggCGTGGCAGCTTCTCTCTCTCTGTACAGCTTTGTTTGTTCCGAAACAgaaattttttcttttcctgaagGGACATCTGAACCGATGCTCAACTTCCAG GACGAATCAAGGAAAGTATGCAAGCCACTGCTTGAAGAACATCACCAGAACCTTGGCGAATGGGAAAAGAGAGGCCAGACCTTCAAGAATGGAG GTTTTGTCTGCTTTGCTTCGAAAGCCATATGACCATTCCTGTTCCATGAGCATTCCAGTTCATTTCATTGACGGTACTAGTCAG gtATTTGGTTTTGATGGTTCCACGACCGTAGACGAATTCACGCAAACAATCAATAGA GTTGTTGGCATCCGTCCACCAGCTGAGAGTGGCTATGCACTGTTTACTGATAATCCCACCAACCTTGTTGAACACTGCTTACAGGCCAGCGTCAAG TTGTGTGATGTCATATCGAAATGGGAACAAGCCATGCGTCAAAGCCAGGGACGACTGGACACGAGTAGAATGATCAAGCTTTCCTACAAAAAGAG GTTACACTTTAAGAGTCTTAGCAGCACAGAAACGGATAAAGAAAAGTTCTTTCTGGTTCTGCAG ACAAATGCCAATGTTATGAAGGCACGATTCCCAGTCAGCAAAGAAATGGCTTTGGAGTTTGCGGCGTTGATGGCTCAG ATCACGTATGGTGATTACAGAGCACACAGCAATTCACTGCCGAGCAAAAGAGTTGAAACTGTTATCTCCCAGTTCTGTGCGAAAGCCCTCAAAGAAGATATCGGCAAGAG TTCACTTACTCTGCGCATGGCTGAGAAATGGTCGACGCTGCACGGTTGGAGCCAAAAGGAGTGCGTAGACAAGTATCTGGATAATGCGCGTAGGTGGCCATTCTTTGGCTGCAAGCTATTCCAGGCCCAG CAAAAACACACTGTTTCTGCTGCTAAGAAGCGAGCTACACCGTTGGAGAGCGCTCAGCCAGTTTGGCTTGCAGTTGAAGAGGACAGCATCAGCATATTGGAGGCAGAAAACCTG CGCTTGATGTGCCGGTATAGGTACAAACACGTAGTGACGTTCGGAGGATGGAAGGAAGATTTCATGTTAGTGGTGAATCAATCCATTATGCGGGGTGGAAATACCGTGGAGCAGGGCACACAGAGATTACTGTTTGTCATGCCATCAAGAGGAAAG ATCCTAGAAGTTACCCTTCTCATGGCCAGTTACATCAATGCAATCATTCGACAGAAAGGCATCACTTGTGACGTCACTGATACGGGACCTGCCAGCAGAAAGGGAATGGACGTGAAGGTCTGGGACCTTGAGAGCGCTGAATGGCCAATGGTGCCTGGGTCCACCGTTGGACTTTTGTAA
- the LOC138026307 gene encoding pleckstrin homology domain-containing family H member 1-like isoform X1 — translation MENSGTSNGLKTFSTEDSEEGEIYFKQRCKYLEAQLEKFREQAAKVREVISQKLNGLEEKARIADSKALEAAQQVQSLESLLAMKEETIARLQAELEDEKQRQILRDKEVEDKASQIKSWMHKKICEYEQKLQDDEARLQEYQKKIREYEEKIETVNKENDELRNSHKQAMIMVKEMESKLSFSQDQVLRLSRELADVQSQCGDYYVLEPESDQDESGIHSCETNGLRRTTSLETDTSTVTPTPMSPDRLADVFDDDDDDTEQYTLDQPAEIRVKRTSIGKSPSKIPRYVGNLEDHRAAQISYYMSLKRGQQSPGSSQAKFFLQVQDLHNPYTHLISSENISRRTHYDSQSTVNSELDNDSETYLEPVDLVQNENRFHAQLGELVSLHFDRRSLAPSVTKTEQDVLSNRSSLCSLTDQSVVPNPIYQTIEPELESTTTRVNEPEENLSLVGKQVVPSSPPPAVPPRFESESVLPPPVPPVPKSNKGEVVRTESNFTSYLAETEIQAEESCKVNSKEDSTDNVGLAQIATQAWMWNDSDSETPPYGTLETANKDLNMLMEQSCPVYTTLKGTASQLRNTPFSGESTDSSDNESTAGDYCTPPDELSPAEERSQAILTTDEVLEESTQVLKTCATYTTVSLKKGDQKKEGYLTKLGGRVKNWKRRWFVLTDGKLYYYKTQNDVNRKPLGQIPLDGTCRIARTDGALTFEVTTPKRTFYLTGDTKEVVDDWLRVLHNVMRKFSSTPLFAQKTEKEVMKGWLTKVKHGSSKKCWTVLRGQYLCYYKSEDDMVPFSMTHMIDVIVEELGSPDPADGLDSEAVPYRHYSLVMKSLKQPANTYLLIDSKEEKDSWLFHLKVASGSGIDDLGTEFERHIFDLISQDCDPESETWNRCVLTHVKETITEPLTTLPSKELEKEALKLFKSIHLFTTVQTEGGAAIDYHVSLAQNALQICLDHPELQNEVYCQLIKQTSKHVHRGPDDIGHFLEYCGKSSWLQESAYDISSQATIDLRPVQEFVFIQAWQLLSLCTALFVPKQKFFLFLKGHLNRCSTSRTNQGKYASHCLKNITRTLANGKREARPSRMEVLSALLRKPYDHSCSMSIPVHFIDGTSQVFGFDGSTTVDEFTQTINRVVGIRPPAESGYALFTDNPTNLVEHCLQASVKLCDVISKWEQAMRQSQGRLDTSRMIKLSYKKRLHFKSLSSTETDKEKFFLVLQTNANVMKARFPVSKEMALEFAALMAQITYGDYRAHSNSLPSKRVETVISQFCAKALKEDIGKSSLTLRMAEKWSTLHGWSQKECVDKYLDNARRWPFFGCKLFQAQQKHTVSAAKKRATPLESAQPVWLAVEEDSISILEAENLRLMCRYRYKHVVTFGGWKEDFMLVVNQSIMRGGNTVEQGTQRLLFVMPSRGKILEVTLLMASYINAIIRQKGITCDVTDTGPASRKGMDVKVWDLESAEWPMVPGSTVGLL, via the exons atggaaaattctggAACGAGTAACGGACTAAAAACGTTTTCTACAGAAGACAGCGAAGAGGGTGAAATTTACTTCAAACAGAGATGTAAATATTTGGAAGCCCAACTTGAAAAATTTCGAGAGCAAGCGGCTAAAGTGCGTGAAGTTATAAGTCAGAAG TTAAACGGTTTGGAAGAGAAAGCAAGAATTGCTGACTCAAAAGCTTTAGAAGCAGCTCAACAG GTCCAAAGCCTGGAGAGCCTTCTTGCAATGAAAGAAGAAACTATTGCACGGTTGCAAGCAGAGTTAGAAGATGAG aaacaaagACAGATCCTTAGAGATAAAGAAGTGGAAGACAAGGCATCCCAGATAAAAAGCTGGATGCACAAGAAGATTTGTGAG TATGAACAAAAGTTGCAAGACGATGAAGCCAGGTTGCAAGAATATCAAAAGAAGATCAGAGAATATGAAGAAAAGATAGAGACTGTTAATAAAGAGAATGATGAGCTGAGAAATTCACACAAGCAGGCAATGATTATGGTCAAAGAAATGGAATCAAAACTCAGTTTTTCTCAAG ATCAAGTTCTCAGGTTATCCAGGGAACTTGCAGATGTCCAGTCCCAATGTGGAGACTACTATGTACTTGAACCGGAATCTGACCAGGATGAATCTGGTATTCATTCATGTGAAACCAATGGACTTAGGAGGACAACATCTCTAGAAACAGATACCTCTACTGTTACACCAACACCTATGTCTCCAGATAGACTTGCAGATGtgtttgatgatgatgatgatgacacaGAACAATATACTTTAGATCAACCTGCTGAAATACGTGTCAAGAGAACATCAATTGGGAAATCTCCTTCCAAGATTCCTCGATATGTTGGAAATTTAGAAGATCACAGAGCTGCACAAATCTCCTATTACATGTCACTCAAGAGAGGACAGCAGAGTCCTGGTAGCTCTCAAGCAAAATTCTTCCTACAAGTGCAAGACTTGCACAATCCATATACACATTTAATTTCATCAGAGAACATCTCCCGCCGGACACATTATGATAGTCAATCAACTGTGAATTCGGAACTTGACAATGACTCAGAAACATACTTGGAACCTGTCGATCTTGTACAAAATGAAAACAGATTTCATGCACAGCTTGGGGAGCTAGTAAGTCTCCATTTTGATAGGAGAAGTTTAGCTCCAAGTGTTACAAAGACTGAACAAGATGTTTTGTCGAATAGATCATCATTATGCTCACTAACAGATCAATCTGTTGTTCCAAACCCAATATATCAAACTATTGAGCCAGAGTTAGAATCCACAACTACACGTGTTAATGAACCTGAAGAGAATCTATCATTAGTTGGTAAGCAGGTGGTGCCATCTTCACCTCCACCAGCGGTACCTCCAAGGTTTGAGTCAGAAAGTGTGTTACCTCCCCCTGTCCCACCTGTTCCAAAGTCCAACAAGGGGGAGGTGGTTagaacagaatctaattttacCAGTTACTTGGCAGAAACAGAGATTCAAGCAGAAGAATCATGTAAAGTTAATTCAAAAGAGGACTCCACTGATAATGTTGGTTTGGCACAGATTGCGACCCAAGCTTGGATGTGGAATGATTCTG acTCTGAAACTCCTCCATATGGCACCTTGGAGACAGCAAACAAAGACCTCAATATGTTAATG GAACAATCATGTCCAGTTTACACCACACTTAAAGGG ACAGCCTCCCAGCTGCGGAACACGCCATTTTCAGGAGAATCCACAGATTCGTCTGACAATGAGAGCACTGCAGGTGATTACTGTACACCTCCAGATGAACTGTCACCAGCTGAGGAACGTTCACAAGCCATACTAACAACAGATGAGGTTTTGGAGGAGTCAACACAGGTTTTGAAGACTTGTGCGACATACACTACTGTCAGCTTGAAAAAG GGAGATCAAAAGAAGGAGGGCTACCTTACAAAGTTGGGAGGGCGTGTAAAAAACTGGAAGAGAAGGTGGTTTGTGTTGACTGATGGAAAGCTATACTACTACAAAACACAG AATGATGTTAACAGGAAACCTTTGGGCCAGATTCCCTTGGACGGAACTTGCAGAATTGCAAGAACGGATGGTGCACTGACGTTTGAA GTTACAACACCCAAGAGAACATTTTATCTGACAGGGGATACGAAAGAAGTTGTTGATGACTGGCTCAGAG TGCTACACAATGTGATGAGAAAGTTTTCGAGTACACCATTGTTTGCACAAAAGACTGAAAAAGAAGTGATGAAGGGCTGGCTAACTAAG GTGAAGCATGGTTCCTCCAAAAAGTGTTGGACAGTTTTACGTGGTCAGTACCTGTGCTACTACAAGAGCGAAGATGACATG GTGCCATTCAGTATGACTCACATGATTGACGTAATTGTTGAGGAGTTAGGATCTCCTGATCCTGCAGATGGTCTTGATTCGGAAGCAGTACCATATCGTCACTACTCATTGGTCATGAAATCGCTTAAACAACCTGCAAATACTTATCTCTTGATTGACTCTAAAGAGGAAAAG GATTCTTGGTTGTTTCATCTGAAAGTTGCATCAGGCAGTGGCATTGACGACTTGGGAACTGAATTCGAGAGGCACATTTTTGACCTCATTTCACAAGACTGTGATCCTG AGAGTGAAACGTGGAACAGATGTGTACTAACGCATGTTAAAGAAACTATCACGGAGCCTCTCACAACCCTGCCATCTAAAGAACTTGAGAAAGAAGCTCTCAAGCTTTTCAAG TCGATACACCTGTTTACAACGGTGCAGACAGAAGGAGGAGCAGCCATCGACTATCATGTGTCACTAGCCCAGAATGCTTTGCAAATCTGTTTGGATCATCCGGAGCTGCAAAACGAAGTGTACTGTCAGCTGATCAAACAAACATCAAAACACGTGCACAGAGGACCCGACGATATCGGG CACTTCTTGGAATATTGCGGCAAGTCTTCGTGGTTGCAGGAAAGTGCATATGACATATCGTCACAAGCCACTATCGATCTTCGCCCAGTTCAagaatttgtttttattcaggCGTGGCAGCTTCTCTCTCTCTGTACAGCTTTGTTTGTTCCGAAACAgaaattttttcttttcctgaagGGACATCTGAACCGATGCTCAACTTCCAG GACGAATCAAGGAAAGTATGCAAGCCACTGCTTGAAGAACATCACCAGAACCTTGGCGAATGGGAAAAGAGAGGCCAGACCTTCAAGAATGGAG GTTTTGTCTGCTTTGCTTCGAAAGCCATATGACCATTCCTGTTCCATGAGCATTCCAGTTCATTTCATTGACGGTACTAGTCAG gtATTTGGTTTTGATGGTTCCACGACCGTAGACGAATTCACGCAAACAATCAATAGA GTTGTTGGCATCCGTCCACCAGCTGAGAGTGGCTATGCACTGTTTACTGATAATCCCACCAACCTTGTTGAACACTGCTTACAGGCCAGCGTCAAG TTGTGTGATGTCATATCGAAATGGGAACAAGCCATGCGTCAAAGCCAGGGACGACTGGACACGAGTAGAATGATCAAGCTTTCCTACAAAAAGAG GTTACACTTTAAGAGTCTTAGCAGCACAGAAACGGATAAAGAAAAGTTCTTTCTGGTTCTGCAG ACAAATGCCAATGTTATGAAGGCACGATTCCCAGTCAGCAAAGAAATGGCTTTGGAGTTTGCGGCGTTGATGGCTCAG ATCACGTATGGTGATTACAGAGCACACAGCAATTCACTGCCGAGCAAAAGAGTTGAAACTGTTATCTCCCAGTTCTGTGCGAAAGCCCTCAAAGAAGATATCGGCAAGAG TTCACTTACTCTGCGCATGGCTGAGAAATGGTCGACGCTGCACGGTTGGAGCCAAAAGGAGTGCGTAGACAAGTATCTGGATAATGCGCGTAGGTGGCCATTCTTTGGCTGCAAGCTATTCCAGGCCCAG CAAAAACACACTGTTTCTGCTGCTAAGAAGCGAGCTACACCGTTGGAGAGCGCTCAGCCAGTTTGGCTTGCAGTTGAAGAGGACAGCATCAGCATATTGGAGGCAGAAAACCTG CGCTTGATGTGCCGGTATAGGTACAAACACGTAGTGACGTTCGGAGGATGGAAGGAAGATTTCATGTTAGTGGTGAATCAATCCATTATGCGGGGTGGAAATACCGTGGAGCAGGGCACACAGAGATTACTGTTTGTCATGCCATCAAGAGGAAAG ATCCTAGAAGTTACCCTTCTCATGGCCAGTTACATCAATGCAATCATTCGACAGAAAGGCATCACTTGTGACGTCACTGATACGGGACCTGCCAGCAGAAAGGGAATGGACGTGAAGGTCTGGGACCTTGAGAGCGCTGAATGGCCAATGGTGCCTGGGTCCACCGTTGGACTTTTGTAA